One Mesoplodon densirostris isolate mMesDen1 chromosome X, mMesDen1 primary haplotype, whole genome shotgun sequence genomic region harbors:
- the SLITRK2 gene encoding SLIT and NTRK-like protein 2 yields MLSGVWFLSVLTVAGILQTESRKTAKDICKIRCLCEEKENVLNINCENKGFTTVSLLQPPQYRIYQLFLNGNLLTRLYPNEFVNYSNAVTLHLGNNGLQEIRTGAFSGLKTLKRLHLNNNKLEVLREDTFLGLESLEYLQADYNYISAIEAGAFSKLNKLKVLILNDNLLLSLPSNVFRFVLLTHLDLRGNRLKVMPFAGVLEHIGGIMEIQLEENPWNCTCDLLPLKAWLDTITVFVGEIVCETPFRLHGKDVTQLTRQDLCPRKSTGDSGQRGGHADTHVQRLSPTMNPALNPTRAAKASRPPKMRNRPTPRVTVSKDRQSFGPIMVYQTKSPVPLTCPSSCVCTSQSSDNGLNVNCQERKFTNISDLQPKPTSPKKLYLTGNYLQTVYKNDLLEYSSLDLLHLGNNRIAVIQEGAFTNLTSLRRLYLNGNYLEVLYPAMFDGLQSLQYLYLEYNVIKEIKPLTFDALINLQLLFLNNNLLRSLPDNIFGGTALTRLNLRNNHFSHLPVKGVLDQLPAFIQIDLQENPWDCTCDIMGLKDWTEHANSPVIINEVTCESPAKHAGEILKFLGREAICPDGPNLSDGTILSMNHNTDTPRSLSVSPSSYPELHTEVPLSVLILGLLVVFILSVCFGAGLFVFVLKRRKGVPSVPRSANNLDVSSFQLQYGSYNTETQDKADGHVYNYIPPPVGQMCQNPIYMQKEGDPVAYYRNLQEFSYSNLEEKKEEPATLAYTISATELLEKQATPREPELLYQNIAERVKELPSAGLVHYNFCTLPKRQFAPSYESRRQNQDRINKTVLYGTPRKCFVGQSKPDHPLLQAKPQSEPDYLEVLEKQTAISQL; encoded by the coding sequence ATGCTGAGCGGCGTTTGGTTCCTCAGTGTGTTAACCGTGGCCGGGATCTTACAGACCGAGAGTCGCAAAACCGCCAAAGACATTTGCAAGATCCGCTGCCTGTGCGAAGAGAAGGAAAACGTACTGAATATTAACTGCGAAAACAAAGGATTTACAACTGTCAGCCTGCTCCAGCCCCCCCAGTATCGAATCTATCAGCTTTTCCTCAATGGCAACCTCCTGACGAGACTGTACCCCAACGAGTTCGTCAATTACTCCAACGCGGTTACTCTCCACCTGGGTAACAACGGGCTGCAGGAGATCCGCACCGGGGCGTTCAGCGGCCTGAAAACCCTCAAGAGGCTGCACCTCAACAACAACAAGCTCGAAGTGCTGAGGGAGGACACCTTCCTGGGCCTCGAGAGCCTCGAGTACCTCCAGGCCGACTACAATTACATCAGTGCCATCGAGGCAGGGGCCTTCAGCAAGCTGAACAAGCTCAAAGTGCTAATCCTGAATGATAACCTTCTGCTGTCTCTGCCCAGCAATGTGTTCCGCTTCGTCCTGCTGACCCACTTAGACCTGCGAGGGAACCGGCTGAAAGTGATGCCTTTCGCCGGCGTCCTCGAGCATATTGGAGGCATCATGGAGATTCAGCTGGAGGAAAACCCGTGGAATTGCACTTGTGACTTACTTCCTCTCAAGGCTTGGCTGGACACCATAACCGTTTTCGTGGGGGAGATTGTCTGTGAAACTCCCTTCAGATTGCATGGGAAAGATGTGACCCAGCTGACCAGGCAAGACCTCTGCCCCAGAAAAAGTACCGGTGACTCCGGTCAGAGGGGCGGCCACGCTGACACACATGTCCAAAGGCTGTCACCTACAATGAATCCGGCTCTCAACCCAACCAGGGCTGCAAAAGCAAGCCGGCCACCCAAAATGAGAAATCGCCCAACTCCCCGGGTCACAGTGTCGAAAGACAGGCAGAGCTTTGGACCCATCATGGTGTACCAGACCAAGTCCCCGGTGCCCCTCACCTGCCCCAGTAGCTGTGTCTGCACCTCTCAGAGTTCAGACAATGGTCTAAATGTCAACTGCCAAGAAAGGAAGTTCACTAATATCTCCGACCTGCAGCCTAAACCTACCAGTCCAAAGAAACTCTACCTAACAGGGAACTATCTTCAAACTGTCTATAAGAACGACCTCTTAGAATACAGTTCTTTGGATCTCTTGCATTTAGGAAACAATAGGATTGCAGTCATTCAGGAAGGTGCCTTCACAAACCTGACCAGTTTACGCAGGCTTTATCTGAATGGTAATTACCTTGAAGTGCTATATCCGGCTATGTTTGATGGACTGCAGAGCTTGCAGTATCTCTATTTAGAGTATAATGTCATTAAGGAAATTAAGCCGCTGACCTTTGATGCTTTGATTAACCTACAGCTACTGTTTCTGAATAACAACCTGCTGCGGTCCTTACCTGACAATATATTTGGGGGTACAGCCCTCACCAGGCTGAATCTGAGAAACAACCATTTTTCTCACCTGCCTGTGAAAGGGGTTCTGGATCAGCTTCCGGCTTTTATCCAGATAGATCTTCAAGAGAACCCGTGGGACTGCACCTGTGACATCATGGGACTAAAGGACTGGACAGAGCATGCCAACTCCCCTGTCATCATCAATGAGGTGACCTGTGAATCTCCCGCTAAGCACGCTGGGGAGATCCTGAAGTTTCTGGGCAGGGAGGCTATTTGTCCAGACGGTCCAAACTTGTCAGACGGAACCATTTTGTCAATGAATCACAACACAGACACACCTCGCTCACTTAGTGTGTCTCCCAGTTCCTATCCCGAACTACACACTGAAGTTCCACTTTCCGTCTTAATTTTAGGATTGCTGGTTGTCTTTATCTTATCTGTCTGCTTTGGGGCTGGCCTATTCGTCTTTGTCCTGAAACGCCGAAAGGGAGTGCCAAGTGTTCCCAGGAGTGCCAACAACTTAGATGTAAGTTCCTTCCAGTTACAGTATGGGTCTTATAACACTGAGACTCAGGATAAAGCAGACGGCCACGTCTATAACTACATCCCCCCACCTGTGGGTCAGATGTGCCAAAACCCCATCTACATGCAGAAGGAAGGAGACCCAGTGGCCTATTACCGAAACCTGCAAGAATTCAGTTACAGCAACctggaggagaagaaggaagagccAGCCACACTTGCTTACACTATAAGTGCCACCGAGTTGCTAGAAAAGCAAGCCACCCCAAGAGAGCCCGAGCTGCTCTATCAGAATATCGCTGAGCGCGTCAAGGAACTCCCCAGTGCAGGACTCGTCCACTATAACTTTTGTACCTTACCTAAAAGGCAGTTCGCCCCTTCGTATGAATCTCGACGCCAAAACCAAGACAGAATCAATAAAACCGTTTTATATGGAACTCCCAGGAAATGCTTTGTGGGGCAGTCAAAACCAGACCATCCTTTACTGCAAGCTAAGCCGCAATCAGAACCAGACTACCTCGAAGTTCTGGAAAAACAAACTGCAATCAGTCAGCTGTGA